In one Culex quinquefasciatus strain JHB chromosome 2, VPISU_Cqui_1.0_pri_paternal, whole genome shotgun sequence genomic region, the following are encoded:
- the LOC6031873 gene encoding monocarboxylate transporter 12 isoform X2: protein MSLLAATVVVALCRRKSTRLTAVLGGLVMALGILFTSFATQLHQVAFSYGVIVGIGAAMVRESAAVMLGHYFKRRRQFVEMITMSGEGVGVALFSVILKEGVGKMGWRLGLQAVTGLVSFSFFMGLLYRPASLYHPQRRAILHLKNQRKKVKEKKTHVRTPKPPFLDFSPLKLPSVRMLSISAAVAAFGIYSPIFFLSLHGFAEGYDMQDLVLLQTFLGLSIALGIVFSGSSINKTLEVSFKKIRISRQYVCQGCVTLVSLSLLVLSAVADYRGLCFSAWAYGLGLGGYRYTLKMLAIERIRGKYFSKAWGFIKSAESLPVLFGVPLCAFLNDSSHRYGRAGYYICAASAAISAIILFFVGHPDGKNMKYSANGSITSRCTAPTSSSDCQHVLNRSFSSQRFNNQWYPNATTTSNNTNTHATNLSSSGGAAAASTAGTFPGGHRAQHHHHLLQQQHQLPQQRCLSTQFMNGGPGMFHSSMALADGGGGGGTTTGYNYHSPYCQSSANGRLHKSLSFAFQTPMMGNDEEPRVHHGYHQHQQHQQHQQQGATSSHLPQYPGEYPPSRCYSRCEIHNPTPSHQRDSLRRPPSAAAGPGTTSSQYFCTNGLQHNPSRSRSVPEGLANGGHQRGGGTGAGDCHHWNHCHWTTTNGVNFCRPTRPIQVVEQITTSV from the exons ATGTCGCTGCTGGCGGCCACCGTCGTGGTGGCGCTGTGCCGCCGCAAGTCAACCCGGCTGACGGCCGTCCTCGGTGGCCTCGTGATGGCGCTCGGGATCCTGTTCACCTCGTTCGCGACCCAGCTGCACCAGGTGGCGTTTAGCTACG GAGTGATTGTGGGCATCGGGGCCGCGATGGTCCGGGAGTCGGCCGCCGTGATGCTGGGCCATTACTTCAAGCGGCGGAGACAATTTGTCGAAATGATCACGATGTCGGGCGAAGGTGTCGGCGTGGCACTGTTCTCTGTGATACTCAAGGAGGGCGTCGG GAAGATGGGCTGGCGCTTGGGCCTGCAGGCCGTCACCGGGCTGGTTTCGTTCAGCTTCTTCATGGGACTGCTGTACCGGCCGGCCTCACTCTACCATCCGCAGCGGCGTGCGATTCTGCATCTGAAGAACCAACGGAAGAAG GTGAAGGAAAAGAAGACCCACGTCCGCACGCCGAAGCCCCCGTTCCTGGACTTTAGCCCGCTGAAGCTGCCCTCGGTGCGGATGCTGTCGATTTCGGCGGCCGTTGCTGCGTTCGGCATCTACTCGCCCATCTTCTTCCTG TCTCTTCACGGATTTGCCGAAGGATACGACATGCAGGACCTGGTCCTGCTCCAGACCTTCCTCGGGCTTTCGATTGCGCTGGGGATCGTGTTCAGCGGGTCGTCCATCAACAAAACGCTGGAGGTGTCCTTCAAGAAGATCCGAATATCTCGTCAATATGTTTGCCAG GGCTGTGTTACGTTGGTGTCTCTGTCGCTGCTGGTGCTGTCGGCGGTGGCCGACTACCGGGGCCTGTGCTTCTCGGCGTGGGCCTACGGGCTCGGTCTCGGTGGCTACCGGTACACACTGAAGATGCTGGCCATCGAGCGGATCCGCGGCAAGTACTTCTCCAAGGCTTGGGGCTTCATCAAGAGTGCGGAATCACTGCCGGTGCTGTTCGGGGTGCCACTGTGCGCCTTCCTGAACGATTCTTCCCACCGGTATGGGCGCGCCGGGTACTACATCTGTGCAGCCAGTGCTGCCATCTCGGCGATTATTCTGTTCTTCGTGGGCCATCCGGACGGGAAGAACATGAAGTATTCGGCGAATGG ATCCATTACATCACGGTGCACGGCACCGACCTCGTCAAGCGACTGTCAGCATGTGCTCAACCGAAGCTTCTCGTCGCAGCGTTTTAACAATCAGTGGTATCCCAACGCTACCACCACCTCCAACAACACCAACACCCACGCCACCAACCTGTCCAGTAGCGGTGGAGCCGCGGCGGCCTCCACCGCCGGAACGTTCCCCGGTGGACATCGGGcacagcaccaccaccacctgctgcagcagcagcatcaactGCCCCAGCAACGGTGCCTCTCGACTCAATTCATGAACGGTGGCCCGGGAATGTTCCACAGCTCGATGGCACTAGCCGATGGGGGAGGAGGTGGCGGAACGACCACCGGTTACAACTATCACAGTCCGTACTGCCAGAGTAGCGCCAACGGGCGGCTCCACAAGAGCCTTTCGTTTGCCTTCCAGACTCCGATGATGGGTAACGACGAGGAGCCACGGGTTCACCACGGgtatcatcagcatcagcagcaccagcagcatCAACAGCAGGGAGCGACCTCTAGTCATCTGCCCCAGTATCCGGGCGAATACCCGCCGAGCAGATGCTACTCCAG GTGCGAGATCCACAACCCGACCCCCTCCCACCAGCGTGACTCCCTGCGTCGACCGCCATCGGCCGCGGCCGGGCCCGGCACCACGTCATCGCAGTACTTCTGCACCAACGGCCTGCAGCACAACCCATCCCGCAGCCGCAGCGTGCCCGAGGGCCTCGCCAACGGAGGACACCAGCGGGGTGGCGGTACGGGCGCGGGCGATTGCCACCACTGGAACCACTGCCACTGGACCACCACCAACGGGGTCAATTTTTGCCGGCCGACGCGGCCCATCCAGGTGGTGGAACAGATCACCACGTCCGTTTGA